One Betaproteobacteria bacterium genomic window carries:
- a CDS encoding PQQ-binding-like beta-propeller repeat protein has translation MAGKAVSERLQAATRPAEIVREYGFPGVDKIAGVTHDGRRVWAATGAKLVAFDPDSGDPIDTLDVACDAGTAFDGKYLYQIAEARIDKIDPATGDVVASIPAPGKGGDSGMAWAEGSLWVGNYRDRKIHQIDPATGAIKRSIESNRFVTGVTWVDGEMWHGTWEAEESEIRRIDPDSGVVLERLQMPKGVGVSGLESDGKDLFYAGGGPSGKVRAVRRPKRSPS, from the coding sequence ATGGCAGGCAAGGCAGTAAGCGAAAGACTCCAGGCGGCAACCCGTCCGGCCGAGATCGTGCGCGAGTACGGATTTCCCGGCGTCGACAAAATCGCCGGTGTCACCCACGATGGCCGGCGTGTTTGGGCCGCGACAGGCGCGAAACTGGTGGCCTTCGATCCCGACAGTGGCGACCCCATCGATACCCTTGACGTCGCTTGCGATGCGGGTACGGCCTTCGATGGAAAATACCTCTACCAGATTGCCGAGGCGCGCATCGACAAGATCGATCCCGCCACCGGCGACGTGGTGGCGTCGATCCCGGCACCCGGCAAGGGCGGCGACTCGGGGATGGCCTGGGCCGAGGGCAGCCTGTGGGTGGGGAACTATCGCGATCGCAAGATCCACCAGATCGACCCCGCTACCGGCGCCATCAAGCGCAGCATCGAATCCAACCGTTTCGTCACCGGCGTGACCTGGGTCGACGGCGAGATGTGGCATGGCACCTGGGAAGCGGAGGAGAGCGAGATCCGCCGCATCGATCCAGACAGTGGCGTCGTGCTCGAGCGGTTGCAGATGCCCAAAGGCGTGGGCGTCAGCGGGCTCGAATCCGACGGCAAGGACCTGTTCTACGCCGGCGGCGGGCCGAGCGGAAAAGTCCGCGCCGTGCGCCGGCCCAAACGCAGTCCGTCCTGA
- a CDS encoding cupin domain-containing protein, which yields MRTFPGLDDGPVVSNEDSPTITITRNGSQPSRKGPSQFFTGSVRIDFLFQAKEPSHTTAANVTFEPGARTVWHTHPLGQVLIVTSGTGRIQRWGGPIEEIRAGDVVWIPAGQKHWHGASPTTGMTHIAIQERIGGKNVDWMEKVSDDQYAKRSEELAIVLRNEFEKSATAERLGD from the coding sequence ATGAGAACCTTCCCTGGATTGGATGACGGTCCGGTCGTATCGAACGAAGATTCGCCGACCATCACCATTACGCGCAACGGTTCGCAGCCGTCGAGGAAAGGACCGTCTCAATTCTTCACGGGCTCGGTACGCATCGATTTTCTGTTCCAGGCGAAAGAGCCATCGCACACGACTGCCGCCAATGTCACGTTCGAGCCCGGCGCCAGGACTGTGTGGCATACCCATCCGCTCGGGCAGGTCCTGATCGTGACGTCCGGAACTGGCCGCATACAGCGTTGGGGTGGTCCGATCGAGGAAATCCGGGCAGGAGACGTCGTTTGGATTCCGGCGGGCCAGAAGCATTGGCATGGCGCCTCGCCGACCACCGGCATGACGCACATCGCCATTCAGGAAAGGATTGGCGGCAAGAACGTCGACTGGATGGAAAAGGTGAGCGACGACCAATACGCGAAACGCAGCGAAGAACTGGCGATCGTGCTTCGCAATGAGTTCGAAAAGTCGGCCACTGCGGAGCGTCTTGGGGACTAG
- a CDS encoding helix-turn-helix domain-containing protein — translation MDSLIAAAARALAAGDALGALKRVALRDDPPALALRGTAMAQLGEYPRARELLRRAARGFGTHEELARARCVVAESEVALAMRDFAGSPRSLVSASDTLEAHGDRANALQARLIALRRLLLIGRLDEAAAALARLDARGLPPSLAAVAELAAAELALRSLRIGPARDALARAHEAADRARVPALLAEVAEVRAALDRPAARRRSSGGEQPLRLDEVAALLDSGALVVDACRRGLRAGAAWRPLARRPVLFALARALAEAWPGDVDREALIARAFGARRPNESHRARLRVEIGRLRALVAELARIEATPRGFVLKPRGAREVVVLAPPIDGNQASLVALLSDGAAWSTSALALALEASQRTVQRALVELEAAGRVRSIGRARAQRWLSPPLAGFTTILLLPTALSFE, via the coding sequence ATGGACTCCCTGATCGCTGCCGCCGCGCGCGCCCTCGCTGCCGGTGACGCGCTCGGCGCCCTCAAGCGGGTGGCCTTGCGCGACGACCCGCCGGCGCTGGCCCTGCGCGGCACCGCCATGGCCCAGCTCGGTGAATACCCGCGCGCCCGCGAGCTTCTGCGGCGCGCCGCCCGCGGCTTCGGCACCCACGAAGAATTGGCGCGCGCCCGTTGCGTGGTCGCCGAGTCCGAAGTCGCGCTGGCGATGCGCGATTTCGCCGGGTCGCCGCGTTCGCTTGTGTCGGCGTCGGACACGCTCGAAGCGCATGGGGATCGCGCCAACGCGCTGCAGGCGCGGCTGATCGCGTTGCGCCGGCTCCTGCTGATTGGCCGCCTCGACGAGGCCGCGGCCGCGCTGGCACGCCTCGATGCGCGTGGCCTGCCGCCGTCGCTGGCGGCGGTGGCCGAGCTGGCCGCGGCCGAGCTGGCACTGCGCTCGCTGCGCATCGGCCCGGCGCGAGACGCGCTCGCTCGCGCGCACGAGGCGGCCGATCGGGCACGCGTGCCGGCGCTTCTGGCCGAGGTGGCGGAGGTGAGGGCTGCGCTCGATCGTCCTGCCGCGCGGCGCCGCTCGTCCGGCGGTGAGCAGCCGCTGCGCCTCGACGAAGTTGCAGCCCTTCTGGATTCCGGCGCGCTGGTGGTCGACGCCTGTCGTCGTGGTTTGCGCGCCGGTGCCGCGTGGCGGCCGCTTGCGCGCCGGCCCGTGCTGTTTGCGCTGGCGCGCGCGCTCGCCGAGGCGTGGCCCGGCGATGTCGATCGGGAAGCCTTGATCGCGCGCGCGTTCGGCGCCCGCCGACCCAACGAGTCGCATCGGGCGCGCCTGCGGGTCGAGATCGGCCGTCTGCGCGCGCTTGTCGCAGAGCTGGCGCGCATCGAGGCGACCCCGCGAGGTTTCGTCCTCAAGCCGCGCGGCGCGCGCGAAGTCGTCGTGCTGGCGCCGCCCATCGACGGCAATCAGGCGTCACTGGTGGCGCTGCTCTCCGACGGCGCGGCCTGGTCGACCTCGGCCCTGGCGCTAGCCCTGGAGGCCAGCCAGCGTACCGTCCAGCGCGCGCTCGTCGAGCTCGAGGCCGCCGGACGGGTGCGCTCGATCGGGCGGGCGCGGGCGCAGCGCTGGCTATCACCTCCTCTGGCGGGATTCACGACGATCTTGTTACTCCCCACCGCGCTGTCGTTCGAATAA
- a CDS encoding LysR family transcriptional regulator has product MRRENFNDLLAFLAVARERSFTKAAAKLGVSQSALSHTVRGLEARLGLRLLTRTTRSVSPTEAGERLLLTVGHRFEEIEAELDALSELREKPAGTIRITAGEHAAYTVLSPALVKLLPSYPDIKVEVSVDYGFTDIVAQRYDAGVRLGEQVAKDMIAVRIGPDMRMAVVGAPSYFERRPVPKKPQDLTEHNCINMRMPTYGGLYAWEFEKGSRELKVRVDGQLVFNTIRQRLDAVLAGLGLSYMVDDVAQPHIARGNLIRVLEDWCPPFPGYHLYYASRRQSSPAFALLVDALRYRS; this is encoded by the coding sequence ATGCGCCGAGAGAACTTCAATGACCTGCTCGCCTTTCTTGCCGTCGCGCGGGAACGCAGCTTCACCAAGGCGGCCGCCAAGCTCGGGGTTTCGCAATCGGCGTTGAGTCACACCGTTCGCGGGCTCGAGGCGAGGCTGGGCCTGCGGCTGCTCACTCGCACCACGCGCAGCGTCTCGCCGACGGAGGCGGGCGAACGACTGCTCCTCACGGTCGGCCATCGCTTCGAGGAGATCGAGGCCGAGTTGGACGCCCTAAGTGAGCTTCGAGAAAAGCCCGCCGGCACTATTCGCATTACGGCCGGCGAGCATGCGGCGTATACGGTCCTCTCACCGGCCTTGGTGAAGCTCTTGCCGAGCTATCCCGACATCAAAGTCGAGGTCAGCGTTGACTATGGATTCACCGACATCGTCGCCCAGCGGTACGACGCCGGCGTTCGTCTCGGAGAGCAGGTGGCCAAGGACATGATCGCCGTGCGCATCGGGCCGGACATGCGAATGGCGGTCGTGGGTGCTCCATCGTACTTCGAGAGGCGACCCGTACCGAAGAAGCCGCAGGACCTGACGGAGCACAACTGCATCAACATGCGCATGCCAACCTATGGTGGTCTTTACGCGTGGGAATTCGAGAAGGGGAGTCGAGAGTTGAAGGTGCGGGTGGATGGGCAGCTCGTCTTCAATACCATCAGGCAGCGCCTGGATGCCGTATTGGCCGGCCTCGGTCTCTCGTACATGGTCGATGATGTCGCGCAGCCGCACATCGCCCGCGGAAATCTCATACGGGTGCTCGAGGATTGGTGCCCGCCTTTTCCGGGATATCACCTCTATTACGCAAGCCGACGCCAGTCCTCGCCGGCGTTTGCGTTGCTGGTCGATGCGTTGCGGTACCGAAGCTAA
- a CDS encoding TetR/AcrR family transcriptional regulator: MLAAMTRTSRKQKEATHERIVEAAARAIRRSGYGGTGVADIMKDAGLTHGGFYAHFPSREAMLAEAADRAGADSVAASQRIAAAAPPQQALHALLHAYLSKEHLDAVETGCPIAALGSEMPRQAPEVRRSATRRIKEMIDLVARQSPDWGRPDAHERALVIVATAVGTLLLARAVDDPRLCDALRKATLKYLAPVGA, encoded by the coding sequence ATGCTCGCTGCCATGACACGAACCTCCCGCAAGCAAAAGGAAGCCACGCACGAACGCATCGTCGAGGCCGCCGCGCGCGCCATCCGGCGCAGCGGCTACGGCGGCACCGGCGTCGCCGACATCATGAAGGACGCCGGCCTGACGCATGGCGGCTTCTATGCGCACTTCCCTTCGCGCGAAGCGATGCTCGCCGAGGCAGCGGACCGCGCCGGTGCGGACTCCGTCGCCGCGTCGCAGCGCATTGCGGCCGCCGCACCGCCGCAGCAGGCGTTGCACGCGCTGCTGCACGCTTATCTCTCGAAGGAGCACCTCGACGCCGTCGAGACTGGGTGCCCGATCGCTGCCCTCGGCTCCGAGATGCCGCGTCAAGCGCCCGAAGTGCGGCGCTCGGCCACCCGCCGCATCAAGGAAATGATCGATCTCGTTGCCCGCCAGTCGCCCGACTGGGGGCGGCCGGACGCGCACGAGCGTGCGCTCGTCATCGTGGCCACGGCGGTCGGCACCTTGCTGCTGGCGCGTGCTGTTGACGACCCCAGGCTTTGCGATGCGCTGCGCAAAGCCACGCTGAAGTACCTCGCCCCGGTCGGCGCCTGA
- a CDS encoding (2Fe-2S)-binding protein, with amino-acid sequence MSTLNVNGRDHTVDADPGTPILWALRDTLGMTGTKFGCGAALCGACTVHLDGQAIRSCITPISAAEGKKITTIEAATDGSDRVGAAVHTAWVKHDVAQCGYCQSGQIMSATAFLKSLPRGKQPTAAEIDSAMAGNICRCGTYARIRTAVADAAKAIA; translated from the coding sequence ATGAGCACGCTCAACGTCAATGGCCGTGATCACACGGTCGACGCCGACCCCGGCACCCCCATCCTCTGGGCCCTGCGCGACACGCTGGGCATGACCGGCACCAAGTTCGGTTGCGGCGCCGCGCTGTGCGGCGCCTGCACTGTGCATCTGGACGGCCAGGCCATCCGCTCCTGCATCACGCCGATCTCCGCGGCCGAAGGCAAGAAGATCACCACCATCGAGGCCGCCACCGATGGCAGCGACCGTGTCGGTGCCGCCGTGCACACCGCCTGGGTGAAGCACGACGTGGCGCAGTGCGGCTACTGCCAGAGCGGCCAGATCATGAGTGCGACCGCCTTCCTCAAGTCGCTGCCCCGCGGCAAGCAACCCACCGCTGCCGAGATCGACTCGGCCATGGCCGGCAACATCTGCCGCTGTGGCACCTATGCCCGCATTCGCACCGCGGTGGCCGATGCCGCCAAAGCCATTGCCTAA
- a CDS encoding DUF899 domain-containing protein gives MKAAVNEKSVTQPNLANHPIVSPDRWIAERKKLLAREKELTHLRDQIAQERRALPWVRIDKNYVFDTPEGRRTLADLFEGRSQLMVQHFMLAPGWEQGCKSCSYMADHTDGMKIHLEHRDITFVAISRAPIEQIEQFRKRMGWQFKWVSSNGTDFNHDFHVSFTPEERARGKGEVYYNFGMTNFPAEEAPGISLFYKNDAGEVFHTYSTYGRGVEVMMGTYNMLDLAPKGRDEDNFSQGMEWVRHHDRYEPAPAAKAGRFVLRGAQLKAG, from the coding sequence ATGAAAGCAGCTGTCAACGAAAAGAGCGTCACCCAACCGAACCTCGCCAATCATCCCATCGTCTCGCCGGACCGCTGGATCGCCGAGCGCAAGAAGCTGCTGGCGCGCGAAAAGGAACTGACGCACCTTCGCGACCAGATTGCCCAGGAGCGGCGCGCACTGCCCTGGGTGCGCATCGACAAGAACTACGTCTTCGACACGCCCGAGGGCCGGCGCACGTTGGCGGATCTCTTCGAGGGTCGCAGCCAGCTCATGGTGCAGCACTTCATGCTTGCGCCCGGCTGGGAGCAGGGCTGCAAGAGCTGCTCCTACATGGCCGACCATACCGACGGCATGAAGATCCACCTGGAGCATCGCGACATCACCTTCGTGGCGATCTCGCGTGCCCCGATCGAACAGATCGAGCAATTCCGCAAGCGCATGGGCTGGCAGTTCAAGTGGGTGTCCTCGAACGGAACCGACTTCAACCACGACTTTCACGTCAGCTTCACGCCGGAAGAACGGGCCAGGGGCAAGGGCGAGGTCTACTACAACTTCGGCATGACGAATTTCCCGGCGGAGGAAGCGCCCGGCATCAGCTTGTTCTACAAGAACGACGCAGGCGAGGTCTTCCACACCTACTCGACCTACGGCCGCGGTGTCGAAGTGATGATGGGCACGTACAACATGCTGGATCTCGCACCCAAGGGCCGCGACGAGGACAATTTCAGCCAAGGCATGGAGTGGGTGCGCCACCACGACCGCTACGAGCCGGCGCCGGCTGCCAAGGCCGGGCGGTTCGTGCTGCGCGGCGCACAGCTAAAAGCCGGCTAG
- a CDS encoding oxidoreductase, whose amino-acid sequence MKLKSKIALVTGASSGIGEVTAERLTKAGYKVYGTSRRGARAGQQSFEILALDVTSDQSVDAAVKEVMRLEGRIDLLVNNAGFGVAPAGAEESSIEQARSIFDTNFFGVVRMTRAVVPHMRRQGGGRIINIGSVLGFLPMPYGALYAATKHAIEGYSESLDHELRTRGIRVSVIEPAYTKTQFDVNLLEADSKLDEYREIRAVLGKTLKEVMAAADQPGVVADVVLQAASAVRPKVRYTAGGLARRLRLLRRFAPAGVLDAGIRKDLHLDTLTASLLRTPVLEK is encoded by the coding sequence ATGAAGCTAAAGAGCAAGATAGCACTCGTTACTGGCGCCTCCTCAGGCATCGGCGAGGTTACGGCAGAGCGGCTCACGAAGGCCGGCTACAAGGTGTACGGCACCAGCCGACGGGGAGCCCGAGCGGGCCAGCAATCGTTCGAGATCCTGGCCCTCGACGTGACCAGCGACCAATCCGTCGACGCCGCCGTCAAGGAAGTGATGCGATTGGAGGGCCGCATCGACCTGCTCGTGAATAACGCCGGCTTCGGTGTCGCCCCCGCCGGAGCGGAAGAGAGCTCCATCGAACAAGCCCGGTCGATTTTCGATACGAACTTCTTCGGCGTCGTTCGGATGACACGTGCCGTCGTGCCGCACATGCGACGACAAGGAGGCGGCCGCATCATCAACATCGGCTCCGTGCTGGGTTTCCTGCCGATGCCGTACGGGGCGCTCTACGCCGCAACCAAGCACGCGATCGAAGGTTACTCGGAATCGCTCGACCATGAGCTACGCACGAGGGGCATCCGGGTCTCGGTCATCGAGCCCGCATACACGAAGACGCAGTTCGACGTGAACTTGCTGGAAGCGGATTCCAAGCTCGATGAGTACCGTGAGATTCGTGCGGTCTTGGGCAAGACGCTCAAGGAAGTGATGGCCGCTGCCGACCAGCCGGGCGTCGTCGCCGACGTCGTGCTGCAGGCTGCCAGCGCGGTTCGCCCGAAAGTCCGATACACCGCCGGCGGGCTCGCAAGACGCTTGCGTTTGCTTCGCAGATTTGCGCCGGCTGGCGTGCTGGACGCCGGAATCCGAAAGGACCTGCATCTCGACACGCTGACGGCATCACTGCTTCGCACTCCGGTCCTGGAAAAGTAA
- a CDS encoding SDR family oxidoreductase — protein MSKVWFITGSGSGIGAGTARAALKVGDRVVATGRNLDKVRNALRDVAGDNLAFIQLDVAEESQAKAAVDKAVQKFGRIDVLLNNAGYSLLGNFEELGTQDIERQFATNFRGVMYVMRAALPVMRKQRSGHIINMSSVAGVVGLKHCSAYGASKFAVEGLSLAVAEEVGKFGIKVTVVEPGFFRTDLLDAANVKWPSKRIDDYAATEVSAKDMWSPYAGTQPGDPDKLGQILVKLAGMDFPPRIFVAGGDAVTAVAPAVADRLKAVHAFEGLSKSTDGSF, from the coding sequence ATGAGCAAGGTCTGGTTCATCACGGGTTCGGGCAGCGGTATCGGCGCCGGAACTGCCAGGGCGGCATTGAAAGTCGGCGATCGCGTGGTTGCGACGGGCCGAAACCTCGACAAGGTGCGCAACGCCTTGCGTGACGTCGCCGGCGACAATCTCGCGTTCATCCAGTTGGACGTTGCCGAAGAGTCACAGGCGAAGGCGGCAGTGGACAAGGCGGTGCAGAAGTTCGGCCGCATCGACGTCCTCCTGAACAATGCCGGCTACAGCTTGCTCGGCAACTTCGAAGAACTGGGGACGCAAGACATCGAACGCCAGTTCGCGACCAACTTCCGGGGCGTGATGTACGTGATGCGGGCAGCGCTGCCGGTCATGCGCAAGCAGCGCTCGGGGCACATCATCAACATGAGTTCCGTTGCCGGCGTTGTCGGCCTGAAGCACTGCTCCGCTTACGGCGCGAGCAAGTTCGCCGTCGAGGGCCTTTCACTTGCCGTGGCCGAGGAAGTCGGGAAGTTCGGGATCAAGGTCACGGTCGTGGAGCCGGGATTCTTCCGCACGGACCTGCTGGACGCTGCGAACGTCAAGTGGCCGAGCAAGCGCATCGACGATTACGCGGCGACAGAGGTGAGCGCCAAGGACATGTGGTCTCCCTACGCGGGCACGCAGCCAGGCGATCCAGATAAGCTCGGCCAAATTCTGGTGAAGCTGGCGGGCATGGATTTCCCGCCGCGGATATTCGTGGCAGGGGGGGACGCGGTAACGGCGGTTGCGCCGGCTGTCGCGGATCGACTCAAGGCAGTGCACGCCTTCGAGGGTCTTTCGAAATCGACTGACGGCAGTTTCTGA
- a CDS encoding oxidoreductase — MTFKTLLATKTDKTISTSVVDMNEQDLMPGDVAIAVDYSTVNYKDAMAITGRADIIRHFPLIPGIDLAGTVEESSHPGIAVGDRVVVNSWGLSQTHHGGYAQKARVKGEWVIKIPAAFSTKDAMAIGTAGYTAMLCVLALEHGGLTPQRGDILVTGANGGVGSIAIAILSHLGYRVVASTGRPEESDYLRSLGAAEIIERRTLSEPGAPIASERWAGAVDSVGSRTLANILAQTQYRGVVTACGLAQGVDLPASVLPFILRNVSLAGIDSVNAPREVRIQAWARLARDLELSKLARTTQVVGLADVPAVAGRMFEGKVRGRTVVDVNA, encoded by the coding sequence ATGACATTCAAAACACTGCTCGCAACAAAGACAGATAAAACGATTTCCACCAGCGTGGTCGACATGAACGAGCAAGATCTCATGCCCGGCGACGTCGCCATCGCTGTTGACTATTCGACTGTGAACTACAAGGACGCGATGGCCATTACCGGGCGCGCGGACATCATTCGCCACTTCCCGCTGATCCCGGGCATCGATCTGGCCGGCACCGTCGAGGAGTCCTCGCATCCCGGCATCGCTGTCGGAGACCGCGTTGTCGTCAACAGCTGGGGCTTGAGCCAGACGCATCACGGCGGATACGCGCAGAAGGCGCGCGTGAAAGGCGAGTGGGTGATCAAGATTCCGGCGGCCTTTTCGACCAAGGACGCCATGGCTATCGGCACGGCCGGGTACACGGCGATGCTATGCGTGCTGGCACTCGAACATGGCGGCCTCACACCGCAGCGTGGCGACATCCTCGTCACCGGCGCCAATGGCGGTGTGGGCTCCATCGCTATCGCCATCCTGTCTCATCTTGGGTATCGCGTGGTTGCGTCGACCGGACGTCCCGAGGAAAGCGATTATCTGCGCAGCCTTGGCGCGGCGGAGATCATCGAGCGCCGAACGCTTTCAGAGCCGGGAGCGCCGATCGCGAGTGAAAGATGGGCGGGCGCCGTGGATTCAGTCGGCAGTCGTACGCTGGCAAACATATTGGCGCAGACACAGTATCGCGGCGTGGTTACGGCTTGCGGCCTGGCTCAGGGCGTGGATCTGCCTGCATCGGTCCTGCCGTTCATCCTGCGCAACGTGAGCCTTGCCGGCATCGATTCCGTCAATGCCCCGCGGGAGGTCCGCATCCAGGCCTGGGCGCGACTCGCGCGTGATCTGGAACTGAGCAAGCTCGCCCGC